Proteins co-encoded in one Govania unica genomic window:
- a CDS encoding CTP synthase: protein MTRFIFITGGVVSSLGKGLMSASLGALLQARGYTVRLRKLDPYLNVDPGTMSPYQHGEVFVTDDGAETDLDLGHYERFTGVPASQCDSISQGRIYQDILTKERRGDYLGGTVQVIPHVTDAIKEFVLAETADHDFILCEIGGTIGDIESLPFLEAIRQIGQELGRDRVCFAHLTLVPYLSAANELKTKPTQHSVKEMRSIGIQPDVLVCRSEKEIPLSDRRKIALFCNVPEAAVIQGLDARTIYEVPLMYHAEGLDAEVLKSFRIDPESVPVDLTRWTEIADRIHHPEGEVTIAIVGKYTSLKDAYKSLMEALTHGGIANNVKVNFRWIESEVFESEDVVAHLEDVDGILVPGGFGERGSEGKIRAVQFAREHKVPYFGICFGMQMAVIEAARNMAGIPQASSTEFGPCADPVVGIMTEWVSGDQLVQRSAVGDKGGTMRLGAFEAHLLAGSRVAEIYGSEQIFERHRHRYEVNVAYKDVLEAKGMVFSGLSPDGQLPEIVEIPDHPWFIGVQFHPELKSKPFDPHPLFASFVAAAIRQSRLV, encoded by the coding sequence ATGACGCGTTTTATCTTTATTACTGGCGGTGTGGTGTCTTCGCTTGGCAAGGGGTTGATGTCGGCGTCGCTGGGGGCCCTTCTTCAGGCCCGAGGCTATACGGTCCGCCTGCGCAAACTCGATCCCTATCTGAACGTTGACCCGGGCACCATGAGCCCTTATCAGCACGGCGAGGTCTTTGTGACCGACGACGGCGCTGAGACTGACCTTGATCTGGGGCATTATGAGCGCTTCACCGGCGTGCCGGCGAGTCAGTGCGACAGCATCTCCCAGGGGCGTATCTATCAGGATATTCTGACCAAGGAACGTCGCGGCGATTATCTCGGCGGGACGGTGCAGGTCATTCCCCATGTGACGGACGCCATCAAGGAATTCGTGCTGGCGGAAACCGCGGACCATGATTTCATTCTGTGCGAAATCGGCGGCACCATTGGCGATATCGAGAGCCTGCCGTTCCTCGAAGCAATCCGTCAGATCGGGCAGGAGCTTGGGCGGGATCGCGTCTGCTTTGCGCATTTGACGCTGGTGCCTTATCTGTCCGCCGCCAACGAGCTCAAAACCAAGCCAACCCAGCATTCCGTCAAGGAAATGCGCTCGATCGGCATTCAGCCTGATGTGCTGGTCTGCCGGTCGGAAAAGGAAATACCGCTTAGCGATCGGCGCAAGATTGCACTCTTTTGCAATGTGCCGGAAGCTGCGGTCATTCAGGGGCTTGATGCGCGCACCATCTATGAAGTGCCGCTTATGTATCATGCCGAAGGGCTTGATGCCGAGGTTCTGAAAAGTTTCCGCATCGATCCGGAAAGTGTGCCGGTTGATCTGACCCGCTGGACCGAGATTGCTGATCGCATCCATCATCCCGAAGGCGAAGTCACCATCGCCATCGTCGGTAAATACACCAGCCTGAAGGACGCCTATAAGTCTCTGATGGAAGCCCTGACCCATGGTGGCATCGCCAATAACGTCAAGGTCAATTTCCGCTGGATCGAGTCCGAAGTCTTTGAATCCGAAGATGTGGTTGCGCATCTTGAAGATGTCGACGGCATTTTGGTTCCTGGCGGATTCGGGGAGCGTGGGTCCGAAGGCAAGATCCGCGCCGTACAGTTCGCCCGTGAACATAAAGTGCCCTATTTCGGTATTTGCTTCGGAATGCAGATGGCGGTGATTGAGGCCGCGCGGAATATGGCCGGCATCCCACAGGCAAGCTCGACCGAATTTGGCCCCTGTGCCGATCCGGTTGTGGGCATCATGACCGAATGGGTCAGCGGCGATCAGCTTGTGCAGCGTTCGGCCGTTGGCGACAAAGGCGGCACCATGCGACTTGGTGCGTTCGAAGCCCATTTGCTTGCAGGGTCGCGAGTGGCCGAAATCTATGGTAGCGAACAGATTTTTGAACGCCATCGTCATCGCTATGAAGTGAATGTCGCCTATAAGGACGTGCTTGAGGCCAAGGGCATGGTGTTTTCGGGCCTGTCGCCCGATGGTCAATTGCCGGAAATCGTCGAGATTCCGGATCATCCGTGGTTTATCGGCGTGCAGTTCCATCCAGAACTCAAGTCGAAGCCGTTTGACCCGCATCCGCTGTTTGCATCTTTTGTCGCCGCTGCCATACGTCAGTCGCGACTGGTCTAG